Proteins encoded in a region of the Strix uralensis isolate ZFMK-TIS-50842 chromosome Z, bStrUra1, whole genome shotgun sequence genome:
- the LOC141937877 gene encoding uncharacterized protein LOC141937877 isoform X3, with the protein MGYEISAGVRTLGQSRKEAICQTPQPRTVKELRTFLGMTGWCRLWIYNYGLLVKPLYDLIKAGTGRNRLEWTPDADRAYKDLKKALMSAPALGLPDVSKPFSLFSHEKQGIALGILTQDLGPYRRAVAYFSKQLDKAAKGWPGCLRAVAAIILNIQEARKFTLGQKMTVFVSHTVSAVLEAKGGHWLSPQRYLRYQAIMAELDDVEIVVTNIVNPASFLDGRNGELLEHDCLETIEAVYSSRPDLKDTPLEGANDWFTDGSSYMVSGTRYSGYAVTTTSKVLDSGPLPASTSAQKAEIIALTKALERAKGLEINIWTDSKYAFGVVHAHGAVWKERGLLNSQGKTIKHATEILKLLEAIQLPERVAIMHIKAHQKVQSNIKRGNELADREAKRVARMEQIRPWNHSGKDRFKYC; encoded by the exons ATGGGCTATGAAATAAGTGCGGGAGTCCGTACCCTGGGGCAATCCCGAAAAGAGGCAATTTGCCAAACACCACAACCCAGAACTGTGAAAGAACTGCGCACCTTTTTAGGCATGACTGGGTGGTGTAGGCTTTGGATATACAACTATGGGCTCCTGGTCAAACCTCTGTATGACCTTATTaaggcaggcacaggcagaaaCAGATTAGAATGGACCCCAGATGCTGACAGGGCCTATAAGGACTTGAAAAAGGCCCTGATGTCAGCACCTGCACTTGGACTCCCAGATGTGAGTAAACCTTTCTCTCTATTCTCGCACGAAAAACAGGGAATAGCTTTGGGAATCCTAACCCAAGATCTTGGGCCCTATCGAAGGGCTGTGGCCTATTTCTCCAAGCAATTAGACAAGGCTGCGAAAGGATGGCCAGGATGTCTCAGAGCAGTGGCAGCCATAATCTTGAATATCCAGGAAGCTCGTAAATTTACCCTGGGTCAGAAAATGACTGTGTTTGTCTCCCACACTGTATCAGCAGTCTTAGAAGCTAAAGGTGGTCACTGGTTGTCACCACAGAGATACCTGAGGTACCAGGCTATCATGGCAGAGCTAGATGATGTAGAAATAGTGGTGACTAACATTGTCAACCCAGCTTCTTTCCTAGATGGCAGGAACGGGGAACTTTTAGAACATGACTGCCTAGAAACTATTGAAGCCGTGTACTCCAGCCGACCAGATCTGAAAGACACTCCGTTGGAGGGAGCCAATGATTGGTTTACCGATGGAAGCAGTTATATGGTAAGCGGTACCCGATACTCAGGGTATGCAGTCACAACAACCAGCAAAGTCCTGGATTCTGGGCCACTACCTGCTTCAActtcagcccagaaagccgaAATAATTGCCTTAACAAAGGCCCTTGAGAGAGCTAAAGGGCTAGAAATCAACATATGGACTGATTCGAAATATGCATTTGGAGTGGTGCATGCTCATGGGGCCGtctggaaggaaagaggactTTTGAACTCTCAAGGAAAAACCATCAAACATGCCACAGAGATTCTGAAACTCTTAGAAGCCATTCAATTACCAGAAAGGGTGGCTATTATGCATATAAAGGCGCACCAGAAAGTACAATCGAATATAAAAAGAGGCAATGAGCTCGCGGACAGAGAGGCAAAACGAGTGGCACGGATGGAACAG ATAAGACCCTGGAACCACAGTGGGAAGGACCGTTTCAAGTACTGCTGA
- the LOC141937877 gene encoding uncharacterized protein LOC141937877 isoform X4, translating into MGYEISAGVRTLGQSRKEAICQTPQPRTVKELRTFLGMTGWCRLWIYNYGLLVKPLYDLIKAGTGRNRLEWTPDADRAYKDLKKALMSAPALGLPDVSKPFSLFSHEKQGIALGILTQDLGPYRRAVAYFSKQLDKAAKGWPGCLRAVAAIILNIQEARKFTLGQKMTVFVSHTVSAVLEAKGGHWLSPQRYLRYQAIMAELDDVEIVVTNIVNPASFLDGRNGELLEHDCLETIEAVYSSRPDLKDTPLEGANDWFTDGSSYMVSGTRYSGYAVTTTSKVLDSGPLPASTSAQKAEIIALTKALERAKGLEINIWTDSKYAFGVVHAHGAVWKERGLLNSQGKTIKHATEILKLLEAIQLPERVAIMHIKAHQKVQSNIKRGNELADREAKRVARMEQVTEGALIPNVFCR; encoded by the exons ATGGGCTATGAAATAAGTGCGGGAGTCCGTACCCTGGGGCAATCCCGAAAAGAGGCAATTTGCCAAACACCACAACCCAGAACTGTGAAAGAACTGCGCACCTTTTTAGGCATGACTGGGTGGTGTAGGCTTTGGATATACAACTATGGGCTCCTGGTCAAACCTCTGTATGACCTTATTaaggcaggcacaggcagaaaCAGATTAGAATGGACCCCAGATGCTGACAGGGCCTATAAGGACTTGAAAAAGGCCCTGATGTCAGCACCTGCACTTGGACTCCCAGATGTGAGTAAACCTTTCTCTCTATTCTCGCACGAAAAACAGGGAATAGCTTTGGGAATCCTAACCCAAGATCTTGGGCCCTATCGAAGGGCTGTGGCCTATTTCTCCAAGCAATTAGACAAGGCTGCGAAAGGATGGCCAGGATGTCTCAGAGCAGTGGCAGCCATAATCTTGAATATCCAGGAAGCTCGTAAATTTACCCTGGGTCAGAAAATGACTGTGTTTGTCTCCCACACTGTATCAGCAGTCTTAGAAGCTAAAGGTGGTCACTGGTTGTCACCACAGAGATACCTGAGGTACCAGGCTATCATGGCAGAGCTAGATGATGTAGAAATAGTGGTGACTAACATTGTCAACCCAGCTTCTTTCCTAGATGGCAGGAACGGGGAACTTTTAGAACATGACTGCCTAGAAACTATTGAAGCCGTGTACTCCAGCCGACCAGATCTGAAAGACACTCCGTTGGAGGGAGCCAATGATTGGTTTACCGATGGAAGCAGTTATATGGTAAGCGGTACCCGATACTCAGGGTATGCAGTCACAACAACCAGCAAAGTCCTGGATTCTGGGCCACTACCTGCTTCAActtcagcccagaaagccgaAATAATTGCCTTAACAAAGGCCCTTGAGAGAGCTAAAGGGCTAGAAATCAACATATGGACTGATTCGAAATATGCATTTGGAGTGGTGCATGCTCATGGGGCCGtctggaaggaaagaggactTTTGAACTCTCAAGGAAAAACCATCAAACATGCCACAGAGATTCTGAAACTCTTAGAAGCCATTCAATTACCAGAAAGGGTGGCTATTATGCATATAAAGGCGCACCAGAAAGTACAATCGAATATAAAAAGAGGCAATGAGCTCGCGGACAGAGAGGCAAAACGAGTGGCACGGATGGAACAGGTAACCGAGGGAGCACTAATCCCAAATG TCTTTTGCAGATAA
- the LOC141937877 gene encoding uncharacterized protein LOC141937877 isoform X2 codes for MGYEISAGVRTLGQSRKEAICQTPQPRTVKELRTFLGMTGWCRLWIYNYGLLVKPLYDLIKAGTGRNRLEWTPDADRAYKDLKKALMSAPALGLPDVSKPFSLFSHEKQGIALGILTQDLGPYRRAVAYFSKQLDKAAKGWPGCLRAVAAIILNIQEARKFTLGQKMTVFVSHTVSAVLEAKGGHWLSPQRYLRYQAIMAELDDVEIVVTNIVNPASFLDGRNGELLEHDCLETIEAVYSSRPDLKDTPLEGANDWFTDGSSYMVSGTRYSGYAVTTTSKVLDSGPLPASTSAQKAEIIALTKALERAKGLEINIWTDSKYAFGVVHAHGAVWKERGLLNSQGKTIKHATEILKLLEAIQLPERVAIMHIKAHQKVQSNIKRGNELADREAKRVARMEQSFADKTLEPQWEGPFQVLLTSYTAIKIKEQNAWIHHSRVKKAPKSQWKITQVQPGKLFLSRS; via the exons ATGGGCTATGAAATAAGTGCGGGAGTCCGTACCCTGGGGCAATCCCGAAAAGAGGCAATTTGCCAAACACCACAACCCAGAACTGTGAAAGAACTGCGCACCTTTTTAGGCATGACTGGGTGGTGTAGGCTTTGGATATACAACTATGGGCTCCTGGTCAAACCTCTGTATGACCTTATTaaggcaggcacaggcagaaaCAGATTAGAATGGACCCCAGATGCTGACAGGGCCTATAAGGACTTGAAAAAGGCCCTGATGTCAGCACCTGCACTTGGACTCCCAGATGTGAGTAAACCTTTCTCTCTATTCTCGCACGAAAAACAGGGAATAGCTTTGGGAATCCTAACCCAAGATCTTGGGCCCTATCGAAGGGCTGTGGCCTATTTCTCCAAGCAATTAGACAAGGCTGCGAAAGGATGGCCAGGATGTCTCAGAGCAGTGGCAGCCATAATCTTGAATATCCAGGAAGCTCGTAAATTTACCCTGGGTCAGAAAATGACTGTGTTTGTCTCCCACACTGTATCAGCAGTCTTAGAAGCTAAAGGTGGTCACTGGTTGTCACCACAGAGATACCTGAGGTACCAGGCTATCATGGCAGAGCTAGATGATGTAGAAATAGTGGTGACTAACATTGTCAACCCAGCTTCTTTCCTAGATGGCAGGAACGGGGAACTTTTAGAACATGACTGCCTAGAAACTATTGAAGCCGTGTACTCCAGCCGACCAGATCTGAAAGACACTCCGTTGGAGGGAGCCAATGATTGGTTTACCGATGGAAGCAGTTATATGGTAAGCGGTACCCGATACTCAGGGTATGCAGTCACAACAACCAGCAAAGTCCTGGATTCTGGGCCACTACCTGCTTCAActtcagcccagaaagccgaAATAATTGCCTTAACAAAGGCCCTTGAGAGAGCTAAAGGGCTAGAAATCAACATATGGACTGATTCGAAATATGCATTTGGAGTGGTGCATGCTCATGGGGCCGtctggaaggaaagaggactTTTGAACTCTCAAGGAAAAACCATCAAACATGCCACAGAGATTCTGAAACTCTTAGAAGCCATTCAATTACCAGAAAGGGTGGCTATTATGCATATAAAGGCGCACCAGAAAGTACAATCGAATATAAAAAGAGGCAATGAGCTCGCGGACAGAGAGGCAAAACGAGTGGCACGGATGGAACAG TCTTTTGCAGATAAGACCCTGGAACCACAGTGGGAAGGACCGTTTCAAGTACTGCTGACCTCTTACACGGCTATCAAAATCAAGGAACAGAACGCCTGGATTCATCACTCACGAGTGAAGAAGGCACCTAAGTCCCAATGGAAAATCACGCAAGTCCAACCAGGGAAATTATTCTTATCTCGGTCATAA
- the LOC141937877 gene encoding uncharacterized protein LOC141937877 isoform X1: protein MVKPIAPPYPGYHIYETGPHIIRKTGQQIVLYNPKWSLKQTELHLQLDMSGVHQKCLPFIKATQERWREWLKSRTMRSKRDVTGVLGTRLGILNSIDSEVIMNKLASATGELVKLKQPLISSLLALGNHEWLTSKLLPDWEKTNIKDHLMIVERLKMIPKDISWALSCIQAQMWMQIVISDILREGEEGIFPTEIRKIIWDKAKPQERELQSWWKLVNFTYKRQNDKIIAFVLTVVEAAQHSIYPITSIGLNHGEMIISPVGHGRWAWKQGDKWQTVNTELCINMGQQGYVCEGNGIQAEDMCLDTHQKECHFEIQSSINSDTVMIYIGEGCICLRTLCTSVLIDGYFKVKIGNYSNHCVCNFTKIEGCDFTYTIPVLTSQVIKSDYTLIRKIDPVSIGMNLDRIKEMLQHKDLISILEDVKRKGKEMLVVVKHDTEQIHEILTQVQKTTDHHWWDTLLGWSPTATGILTIALHPIIALLIAVAILLILTIAIYVWNWRLTKRIQAIYEALHFTPIPKNSKALKTRFKL, encoded by the coding sequence atGGTAAAGCCAATAGCTCCCCCATACCCTGGATACCATATTTATGAAACAGGCCCACACATAATTCGGAAAACAGGACAGCAGATTGTATTGTACAATCCTAAATGGTCACTGAAGCAAACAGAATTACATTTGCAACTAGATATGTCAGGTGTCCACCAAAAATGCCTCCCATTTATAAAAGCAACacaggagagatggagagagtGGTTAAAATCTCGCACTATGAGGTCAAAAAGGGATGTGACAGGGGTCCTAGGAACAAGACTAGGAATACTAAACAGCATAGACTCAGAAGTAATAATGAACAAACTAGCATCCGCAACCGGAGAACTGGTCAAACTAAAACAACCTTTGATATCATCCTTGTTAGCCTTAGGGAATCACGAATGGCTGACGTCTAAACTACTCCCTGATTGGGAAAAAACCAATATTAAGGACCATTTGATGATAGTAGAAAGATTGAAAATGATACCAAAAGACATATCCTGGGCCCTTAGTTGCATCCAGGCACAAATGTGGATGCAAATTGTCATTTCCGATATCTTAAGAGAAGGCGAAGAAGGAATCTTCCCAACAGAGATTAGAAAGATAATTTGGGATAAGGCAAAACCTCAAGAGAGGGAGTTGCAGTCCTGGTGGAAACTGGTGAATTTTACATATAAAAGACAGAATGACAAAATAATTGCGTTTGTATTAACAGTTGTAGAAGCTGCCCAGCATAGCATATACCCTATTACCTCTATAGGGCTAAACCATGGGGAAATGATAATCAGTCCAGTAGGGCATGGGAGATGGGCATGGAAGCAAGGGGATAAATGGCAAACCGTCAACACAGAACTATGCATTAATATGGGCCAGCAGGGATACGTTTGTGAAGGGAACGGCATACAGGCCGAAGACATGTGCTTAGACACACATCAGAAAGAGtgtcattttgaaatacagtcaTCCATAAACAGTGATACAGTCATGATATATATAGGAGAAGGGTGCATATGTCTTCGTACCCTTTGCACAAGTGTGCTCATAGATGGCTATTTTAAGGTAAAGATAGGAAACTATTCCAATCATTGTGTATGTAATTTCACAAAAATTGAAGGGTGTGATTTTACCTATACTATCCCAGTACTAACCTCTCAGGTAATAAAATCAGATTATACCTTGATTAGAAAAATAGATCCTGTCTCTATAGGAATGAATTTGGATAGGATTAAAGAAATGTTGCAACATAAAGACTTAATCTCCATCCTAGAAgatgtaaaaaggaaaggaaaagaaatgttagTTGTAGTAAAACATGATACAGAACAAATTCATGAGATTCTAACACAAGTACAGAAAACCACTGATCACCACTGGTGGGATACTCTCCTTGGGTGGTCACCTACAGCTACTGGAATACTTACTATAGCTCTCCACCCAATTATAGCATTGCTAATAGCAGTAGCAATCCTATTAATTCTCACTATAGCCATATATGTCTGGAATTGGAGACTTACCAAACGCATACAGGCTATATACGAGGCTCTTCACTTTACTCCGATACCAAAAAACAGTAAGGCCCTGAAAACTAGATTTAAACTATAA